Genomic window (Granulicella arctica):
GAATCTGGACCGGGGGTGGTGCCTGGTGGCCGGAGTTTTCAGCCGTACCGTGATCTGGGGCAAACGAGGCCATGAACGCTTTTCCTTTCTATTCCGATGCTGCGAAGCTGGTACTTTGTCGCAGTGTGGAGTTGCGTTTATCGGTAGCTGGCAGCCTGCATCTCGAACATTCCTGCGTAGACGCCTGCGCGCTCCATAAGTTGCAGGTGATTGCCCTCTTCGATGAGGCGGCCTCCGGCGAGGACGACGATGCGGTCAGCCATCCGGACGGTGGAGAATCGGTGCGAGATCAGGAGAGCCATCTTGCCTTCAGTGAGTTCGGCGAAACGCTCGAAGACCTCGAGTTCGCTGCGAGCGTCGAGGGCGGCGGTCGGCTCATCGAGGATGAGGAGGTCGGCGTCCCGGAGATAGGCCCGGGCGAGCGCAATCTTCTGCCATTCGCCACCGGAGAGTTCGACGCCTCCCTCAAAGCGACGGCCGAGAACCTGGTCATAGCCGCCAGCAAGCTTCGCAACGACGGTGTCGGCGAGGCTCTTGTGGGCGGCCGATTCGATGTCGGCCTGCTGGTGAGGCTGGTCGACACGACCCACGGCGATATTTTCCCGGGCGGTCATCTCGAAGCGCATGAAGTCCTGGAAGATGACCCCGATGTGCCGGTGCAGATCCTCGAGGGAGTACTCGCGGAGATCAACTCCGTCGAGCAGAATACGTCCTTCTGTCGGGTCGTAGAGCCGGGTGATCAGCTTGACGACGGTTGTCTTGCCCTGGCCATTCTCGCCAATAAGGGCAATGCGTTCGCCGGGATGCAGGTGAAAGTTGAAGTTGCTGAGAACGGTTCGGTTGGTACCGGGGTAGGTGAACGATACGTTCTGAAACTCGAAGCCGAGTTTGATTGGCTCGGGCGCCTTCAGACCATTTGGCTTCGAGCGCACGGTCGGTTCCATCTCGAAAAACGCGAGGAGATCCGTGAGGAAGAGCGCCTGATCCGCGATACCGGATGCGGTGGAAAAGACCTGCTGGAGATTTGAACTTGCCTGCTGGATGGCCGCAGTGAGGAAGCTGAACTGGCCAAGGTCGTATCCGCTGTTGAGCGTGCGCCAAATGACGTAGACATAGGCGCCGTAGTAGCCCAGCGTTCCGATGATGCCGAGCAGACCGCCGACGATCAGTTTTGAGCGGGAAAGGGCTACATCTTCTACGTAGATCTGGTCGGCAAGCGCCTGAAAGCGGTCGGTGAAGAATTTGTTCAGGCCAAAGAGCTTGACCTCCTTCGCGCCCTCGCGGCTGCCGGCGACCTGGCGAAGGTAGTCCATGGTGCGTTTGGCGGTGGTCTGGCGGAAGTTCTTTGCGTAACCCAGAAAGGCGTAGTGGGTCTCTCCAAGGAACGACGGGATAACGCCGAGAGCAAGCAGAAGGATCAACCACGGCGATGCCCAGGCGAGTGCGACAGAAAAAACCAGCGTGGTGATGACCTGCTGGAAGAGTCGGCCCATCTGCTGGATCATGGCGAGCCGGTCAGTCGCCTGAACACGAGCACGCTCGAGCCGATCGTAGAAGACCGGATTCTCGTAGGTGGTCAGATCGAGCCGGGCTGCCTGCTCCATGACCCGCACGCTGACGTGCTGGGTGTAGCGATTGGCAAGGAGCGAGTCCGAGTAGTCGATCGCACGGGTGATGAGGCCGAGGCCTACGTTGAGGACTACTTCAGCAGCGACCAGCTTCCAAAAGAGCGGATCAAGGGGCTGATGACGGAGGACCCCCGCAATATCCTGAATGATGAGGGCTGCGACCTTCGCGATACCGTACGGAAGTACCGCAACAACAATGCGAAGGATGAGGCCCCAAGTCACAACGGAGGGTCCGGACTCCCAGAGGATGTACAGCACAGGGGGCATATTGCGGAGGGCGCGGAGCCGCTCCCGCCATGGGCTTTCCTGCTGTACCTCGGCTTTTTCTTCGGTCATTCGGCCTATCTGAACGGAACAAGATTTGGTGGTCTGCTTATGTGATGCCGAGATACCACCTCTTGTTGGATAGTACGGGAGATTAGAGTGCCAGCCCCCACATCGTCCTCAGATTCATCGAGTTGCGTGGAAGCGCAGACGGACGTAGTCGGCGGTCCATTCATCGTGGAGGTCGGCCAGGATGGGCCGAAGCAGAGCGACTGTCCGCTCGACGGCGAGAGCACGGTCTGCTGCTGGAAGGAGGTCGAGGATGCCGTTGCGGAAGGTATTAAGCCAGATCGCCATGCCATCCGCACCACCGGCCAGTGGGGTCGGGCGAGGAATGAGTTCGAGCGACTGGACCGTGAAGCCCGCTTGCTCCAGAAGATGGCGGTAATGAGCCGGAGAGGGAAAGAAGGAGGCTGCGGCGGTCTCGGCGTCGATGCCGAAGGGTTCAAGGACGGCCTGAAGTGCAGTACGGATGGCGGCGATGTTTCCCTGGCCACCCATCTCGGCGACGAATCGGCCACCCGGTCGCAAGGCACGGTGGACGCCATCGAGGACGGCTGTCGCGTCAGTGATCCAGTGAAGAGCAGCGTTCGAGAAGACGGCATCAAATTCGGCTTCATAAGGAAGAGCCGTGGCGCTCTGATGGTCGACATTGAGTCCGCGAGCGCGAGCGGCTGCGACCATCGTGGGCGATGCGTCGACTCCGGTGACGATCGCGCCAGTTGCCGCCAGCCTCTCCGTGAGCGCGCCATCGCCGCAGCCGAGATCGAGGATATGCTCTCTGGGCTGCGGAGCAAGGAGTTCGAAGACTCCACCGGCCATGTTGGCGACGAAGCGGCCATGGGCGGCATAGGCAGTGGTGTTCCAGGTTTGACCGATGGTAGAAGTGGACATGGATGATTGTGGCTTGCGCCGAGTCATATAGCGAACAGGATAAGAAGTTCTAACGCCGGGATAAGACCCGGTGGCTATGCAGGTGGGAGTCGATTAGGATGGGCAGGTCTGGATCAGTGTGTTTGGCACCAGCCAGACTCCCGAAAGGCTGCCCAATGCAAGTAGAGGTGGCAAGGAGAACGTGCATGTCGAAGTTCTGGAACGGTCGTGATGCAATCGCGCAGGTGAGCCTGTCTGTTGTCTTGCTGGTGCAGGCTGGCTCCCTGATGGCGCAGTTGCCGTCTTTCAAGATTCCCGGTACGAAGAAGAAGCCGGACGCGAAGGCCGGGCCGCAGTTTCCGGCATGGACGGTAAAGCCGGAGTGGGTCAAGGCGCATGAGCAATTCCTCGCGAGCGACGCGCTTGCGGGTCGAGGCAGCGCAACGCGGGATGAAGAGATTGCGGCCACCTATGTGGTGTCGGAGTTCATGCAGTATGGCCTCACCCCCGCCCCTGGCTCGCAGGGCTTTCTGCAAAGTATTGACGTTGTTGCGCCGACGCTCGACGGCAAGGCATCGCTTGCGGCTGGCGGCGTGGTTCTGACGGAGGGCGACGACATGCAGGTGCTGTACTCGACAGGCACGAGTGTGTCCGGTTCCTTGCAACGCATCCCGGCATCTGAGGTGGGCAAGACAAAGGGGAAAAAGGATGCGGTCGTCGTCCTCACGGGTGCTCCCCTAAGCGGAGAGACGCTCCAGGGTGTGATTGGCACGCTCTTCAAAGAGGGTGTGGGCTTCGTGCTGGTGCCGAAGAGCGAAGCGACGCAGAAGTTCTTTGATCAAATCGGTGGTAAGACGCGGGTGCCGGTTAAGCTGAAGGACGATGAGAGCGCCGCTCATGGAACAACGCTGGCGTCGGTCAGCGAAGCGGCGATGAAGGGTCTGGATACCGTTCGTGAGGGTGCGAAGGTCACGCTGACCATTCATGCGGAGATCAAGCCTCGGCAGACCTTCAATGCGATCGGCTTTCTGGCGGGCAGCGATCCATCGAGTGGAACGATCCTGCTGACCGCTCATCTCGATCATCTCGGTGTGGGGGCGGCTGTCAATGGCGATGCGATCTACAACGGCGCGAATGATGACGCGGCGGGGACGACCGCCGTTCTGGAACTGGCGCATGTACTGGCTGCAGGGCCGAAGCTGAAGCGCAGCATCCTCTTCGTCTGCTACGGCAGTGAGGAGTCGGGTGAGTTGGGGTCCGAGTATTTTGGCAAACATCCACCGGTCCCGCTCAAGGATCTGGTGGCCAATCTGGAGTTCGAGATGATTGGCAATCAGGACCCCAAGATGCCGCCGGGAACCTTATTGCTGACGGGCTTTGATCGCTCCAACCTGGGTTCCACGTTGAAGGAGCATGGCGCAAAGGTCGGGCCCGATCCTTATCCGGAGCAGCACTTCTTCGAGCGGTCGGATAACTACCAGTTGGCGCTCGAGGGCGTTGTTGCTCATACGGCTGCCGGGTGGGGCACGCCGCTGACCTACCACCAGCCGAACGACGATCTGGCTCATCTGGACATCAACTTTATGACGGCGGCGATTCAGTCGCTGATCGATCCGCTGCGATGGCTGGCGACGAATGAATTCAAGCCAGCCTGGTTTCCGGGAATGCAGCCAAAGCGATAATGCGGTTTAGACGTTGGAGAAGAGGACTATGGGTCAGGTAGAAGCTGCAGTTGAATTTGCTCATGCGCAAGGGCCGCGGTTCGTTGAGGAGTTGAAGGCGCTGTTGCGGATTCCTTCGGTCTCGACCTTGCCGGAGCACGCGGGCGATGTGCGGAAGGCGGCGGAGTTCTGCGCGGAAGAACTGAAGCGCATCGGCATGGACAACATCCGTCTGATCGAAACTGCGACCGCGGAGCGAACGGGTGGACATCCGCTGGTCTATGCGGATCACCTCCACGCGGAGGGTAAGCCAACCGTACTGTGCTATGGCCACTATGACGTTCAGCCTGCGGAGCCGCTCGACGAATGGAAGTCGCCGCCGTTTGAACCGACCGAACGGGATGGAAATCTCTACGCGCGTGGCGCGGTGGATGACAAGGGGCAGATGTGGATGCACATCAAGGCGCTGGAATCACTGCTGGTTGCAGGAGGCGGCAAATTGCCGGTCAACGTCCGCGTGATTCTTGAAGGCGAAGAAGAGGTCGGTGGAGAGGGAATCGCCAGCTACCTGCGGGATCATGGCGAGGCGCTTAAGGCAGATGTAGCGCTGGTATCGGATACGGAGATGTTTGCACCAGAGCTTCCGACGTTGTGCGTTGGCTTGCGCGGGATGATCTATACAGAGATCGAGGCTCGTGGCGCGAGGACGGACCTGCACTCGGGCATGTACGGTGGCGCCGCCCCGAATCCGTTTATCGCCCTGGCACAGGTGATTGCGAAGCTCAAGGATGAGGATGGCAAGATCCTGATTCCTGGCTTCTACGACACGGTTCAGGTGCCGACCGCCGATGAGTTGAAGGCTTGGACGCAACTGCCGTTCGATGAGGAGCACTATCGTGCGACCGAGGTTGGTTCTGTTGCGCTGACCGGGGAGCCGGGGTACAGCGTCATGGAACGGACATGGGCGCGACCGACCCTCGACGTCCACGGAATGCCCGGCGGCTTTATCGGTACAGGCGCGAAGACGGTCATTCCCGCCAAGGCTACGGCAAAGGTTAGCCTGCGGTTGGTGCCCGATATGACGCCGGCCGAGAGCTTTGGTCAATACAAGGCATTTGTGGAGTCAATTACGCCGAAGGGAATTGAACTTGAGGTACGGCTCATCCACTCCGGCGACCCCATCGTGGTGAGTACCGACAACGCGTATGTGCGGGCGGCGGTGGCGGCGATGCGGGAGGTCTTTGGGAAGGAGACCGTCTTTGTGCGAGGCGGGGGATCGATCCCGGTCGTCGGCGACTTTGTGCGCAACCTCAAGATTCCGACGGTTCTGATGGGCTTCGGGTTGCCGGACGACAATCTGCATGCCCCGAATGAGAAGTTCCACCTGGCGAACTTCCACAGGGGTATCGAATCGATCGTACGGTTCCTGGTTGGCGTGGGAGTGTGATGGCACCGCTTGCGATCAGCGGGTATGTCCTTGCTGGCGGGAAGAGCTCCCGGATGGGGCGGGATAAAGCACTTCTCGAGTTGGACGGGCATCCGCTCGTGGAGCATGCGGTCCGCAAGCTGCGAACATTCTGCAGCGACGTTCACATTCTGAGTAGCCAGCCAGAGCTCGAAATCTTCGCACCACTGGTAGCCGATATCCACCCCGGTTGTGGCCCGCTCGGAGGAATCGAGACCGCGCTGCTCCACGCCACGCACGCGTGGAGCATCTTCCTTCCGGTCGATATGCCCTTTCTCGAAGCAGACTACCTTGCACAATGGGCAGCGGGGGTGATCGCCGCACGCGATGCACGCCTGGCCTTGTTTACAGTCGGAACAAGACCGCAGCCAACGCTCTGCATGTTGCATCGAGAGCTGACGCCCTTTGTGGCAAGCGCCATGGCTCGAGGCGAATTCAAGCTGAATCCAGTGCTTGAGGGGGCAGCGCAGAGTCTCGTTACGGACAAGCGGCTAACTATTGATACGGTTTTTCTCAATCGGCAGGTGCCTGAGGGGGACATGTTCACGAATCTCAATACGCCGGAGGAGTTTGCTCTGGGGCGGCAGCGTTGGAAGGCCGAAACGCTCCCGACCGGTAGTGCATCATAAGAGGTATAGACAGCAAAAGATTTGAGGCAAGCGGATGAGCGAGCAGGACGACGCACTCAATGGATCATCGAGGACGGGCACGGTGAATGAGTATTCGCGCGAGCCGGAGTCGCAGAGAGCCAGGGCTGATTCGTCTGAGGCATCTTCGCCCCTGATGGCAGACGTCTCCGAAGAGGTGGCGCCTGCGATTGAGGAGTTTATGGAGCAGGCTGCCCAGCAGAACGAGGCAGCTGCGGACGAAATCCCGGACGTCAAAAACAAGCCGGGTTCATATATTTCCTTCGAAAACGTTTCAAAGGCCTTTGGCGACTTCGTTGTGCTCGAAGACGTCAGTTTTTGCGTCAACCCGGGCGAAACGCTGTGCATCCTGGGCAGGAGCGGCGTCGGTAAATCTGTATCGCTCCAGATGTTATTAGGCTTCCTGAAGCCGGACGCTGGAATGATCCGCGTCGCGGGTGAGAATATCTGCGGTTTCAGCGAGCCACAGTTGCAGGCAATCCGCCGCAAAGTGACCATGGTGTTCCAGAATGGAGCGCTCTTTGATTCAATCTCCGTTGGCGAAAACGTCGCTTTCCCCTTAAGAGAGCGGGGGGAGTTGGGCGAGGAACAGATCTTCCAAGTCGTGCGGGGTCTCCTGGAGATGGTTGGCGTCGCCGGAATGGATCATCTCCTGCCGTCCGATCTCTCAACAGGAATGAAGCGTTCTGTGGCGATTGCGCGGGCCTTGGCAGCCCAGCCGGAAGCTATTCTCTATGACGAGCCCACGACGATGGTCGATCCGCTGATGGCACACCTCCTCGGAGATCTCATCGAACGGCTCAAACAGCAGCTTCATCTCACGAGCATCGTCGTAACCCACGATATGAGATTCGCGAAGAAACTGGCGGATCGAGTTGTGTTCCTCCACCAGGGAAAGGCGCGCTTTTTTGGAACGATGGCAGAGATGGAGCAAAGCGATGACGAGGTGCTGAAAGAATTCTTAGCGCTGGACGAATTAGTGTTACCGAAGTAACCTATGCTTAGTGGCTAAAGTTAGCAAAGTGGTATCTTGCTGGTTGACAGAAGCACCGTAGAATAAGTGTTCAAGCAATACTCAGTGCTATCAACAACTTGTCACCGTTCTTTCAGGTCGTTGCTTCAATTTCTGCTGCGACTTGTGCTGCGCCAGAGCGACGCGCACCTGAGATTTCCATGTAGGTCTGCGGCTTTTTTCCCAATGTCGTGTTTGATCGAACATCACGAATGTTGTGAGACGACAAAATCGGTTGGGACTGTTTGAAAGAGGCTTTTGCTTATGGCAACACCGGACTACCTGCAGCAGGTGATTGTTTCTGGAAGGCGCCGTACGGCGGGCAGCGGTAAACGCAGTTCTGCGATGTTTGGCATCTTCCGTCGGCCTTCGGTCACCAGCCTTGTGTGGGCTTCTATCGATCTGATGACCGCTTTGCTGGCCAGCATCATCGCATTTCGTATCCGCATCGCCATGCCGTCCTTTGTTGAAGGTGTTAAGACTTCACACCACCTGTTTCCCAGTTCTCCGCATGTCTTGATCTCGTACATGGGTTGGTATGCGATCTGCCTTATTTTCTTCTCGCGGTCGTACGGTCTCTATGGACCGATACAGAACCGAGGAGGTTTGCACGAACAACGAATGACTCTGCAGGCGTCTTTAGTTGCAGGACTCCTATTGTGCGGAACGCTCTATCTGTCGCGCGGCCTGATCATGTCGCGAGCGGTCGTCATTATGACCGTCCTGCTGAGTGCGCTGCTGCTATGTGGCCGAAGAGCGATCTGGCGAAGGATGGTCTATAGCCGCTATCGCGAAGGTCTTGAGACACGAAACATCCTGATCGTGGGAGCAGGGCGGGTTGCACACGCGCTACGTAACCACCTCGAATCGTTGCGCCACATGGGTTTCAGATTCAAGGGTTTTGTAGCGCTTACCGAGCGTGAGGCGGAGTCGGGAGATGCGGATGTCATCGGCGATGTGCGGAACTGCCTTTCGCTGGCGAGATCCCTTTTTGTGGATGAAATCTTCTTCTCGGTTCCAGCCGATAAGAAGCTTGTTATTAGTCTGGTCGAAGGTGCACGTGCTGCAGGTATCGACGTTCGCGTTGTACCCGATCTTTACGACGGGCTGGCGTGGAACGCTCCGATCGAGTACATCGGCCAGTTCCCAACCATTCCCCTGCACCGCCGAGATTTTCCGCTCGGATCATTCCTCTTCAAGCGCATTCTTGATATCTCGTTGTCGACCTTTGCTCTGTTGGCTGCATCGCCGATTATGCTCGCAATTGCAATTGCGATTCGGATGGATGGCCCGGGGCCGATCTTCTACCGTGCTCAGCGAATCGGGCGCAAGGGTCGAACATTTACCTGCTTCAAGTTCCGGACTATGGTGACGAACGCAGATAAGCTCAAAGCCGATCTTGAGCACATGAATGAGCGGGCAGGCGTGCTCTTCAAGATTGCTGACGATCCGCGCGTGACCAAGATTGGCAAGATGCTGCGCAAGTATTCGCTGGACGAACTGCCGCAGTTCTACAACGTGCTTCGCGGCGATATGAGCGTAGTCGGACCGCGACCTCCGATCGCCTCCGAGGTCGAGCAGTATGATCTGGCTCACCTCCGCCGGCTCGATGTGCTGCCGGGAATTACTGGGCTGTGGCAGGTTGAAGCGCGGCAGGATCCATCGTTCGATAGCTACATCTCACTTGACTCTGCTTATGTCGAGAACTGGACGTTGTGGTTGGATTTGAAGATCTTGGCGCGAACGATCGGTGTCGTGTTCAGCGGGACAGGCTCGTAGACGATAAACTAGTGCTGTGAAGATTGCACTGGCTCAGATTAACCCGACGGTGGGGGATTTCACCGGCAACACAGCGAAGATTCTTGCGTATGCTCGGCGAGCTGCCGAGGGTGGCGCTGCGCTAGCGGTGTTTCCTGAGCTGTCAGTCTGTGGTTATCCCCCGGCTGACTTTCTCGAAAAGACTGCGTTCATCGCTCGGGCGGAGCAGGCGGTGAGGGAGCTTGCCGCCTGGACGAGCGACTCCGGCGTGGCGATTCTTTGCGGAACCGTGATGCGAGCGACGGGGATGGAAGGGAAGCGGGTGCGCAACGTCGCAGTGCTGCTTCAGTGCGGCGTGATGAGCTTTGTTCAGCAGAAGGCGCTGCTTCCGTTCTACGATGTCTTCGATGAGCAGCGATATTTTGAACCTGCGATGGAGCAGGCGCTGACTCTAGTGGGTGAGCAAACGCTGGCGATCACGATCTGCGAGGATGCCTGGAACGATAAGGGCTTCTGGCCGCAGCGCTTCTATCCTCTCGACCCGGTTGAACGGCTGATGGCTGGTTGGAACGCTGACGGGCCGCGGGTCATTCTGAACATCTCGGCGTCGCCCTACTGGCAGGAGAAGCGGCAGGTTCGCGAGGAGATGCTTGCGGCGCTGGCGCGGCGTCATGGCGCGATGGTCGCGATGGTGAATCAGGTTGGCGGGAACGACAGCCTGATCTTCGATGGTTCGTCGCTGGTGATCGGAGCCGATGGAGAAGTGGTTGCGCGGGCTGCTTCGTTTGCTGAGGATCTGGTCTTCTTCAACACGACGGCTGCGTCAAGTCAGGCGGCTAATCTGGGGCAGGAGGTGGCGGCGACCTGGGATGCGCTTGTTCTGGGGACTCGGGATTATGTACGGAAGTGCGGGTTCTCGAAGGCGCTGATCGGGTTGAGCGGTGGCATCGATTCGGCGCTGGTAGCGGCGATTGCGGTGGAGGCGCTGGGTGCGGAGAACGTGATGGGTGTCGGGATGCCGAGCGAGTACTCGTCGCCTGGCTCGAAGGATGACGCGCGGGTGCTGGCGGAGGCACTTGGGATTCGACTGGAGATGCTGCCGATCCACGATGTCTTCGAGGCGTACCAGGCGACGCTTGAACCTCTGTTCGCGGGAACGCCGTTTGGTCTGGCGGAGGAGAACCTGCAGTCGCGGATCCGTGGCGGCCTGCTGATGGCGCTCTCGAACAAATTCGGAGCGCTGGTGCTGACGACCGGAAACAAGAGCGAGATGTCAACTGGATACTGCACCCTATATGGCGACATGGTCGGTGCGCTGGCAGTGATCGGCGACGTGATGAAGACGCGGGTGTATGCGCTGTCTGCTTATGCAAATCGCGAGCGCGAGGTGATTCCGCGAACCACGATCGACAAGGCTCCTTCGGCGGAGTTGCGGCCGGAGCAGAAGGACACCGATTCGCTGCCACCTTATGAGGTGCTTGACCCGATTCTTGAGGCTTATGTTGAACGGTATCTCTCTGCCGAGCAGATTGCGGCGGAGCAGAGCGTTGATGTTCGGCTTGTACGATCGGTGCTGCAGTTGGTGGAGCGAAGTGAGTACAAGCGGCAGCAGGCTGCTCCAGTGTTGAAGGTGACGCGAAAGTCGTTCGGCATGGGTCGACGATTTCCTATAGCGGTGAAGGTTCAGGTTTAATGAGTGCAGGTTCAATTGCTGTTCGCATGAGGCGGCAGCGGAAGGCAGGGTTCTTGATTCTCAAGCATGTGATTTCGAGTGCGGTTCTGGCGAGTTCTTTTCTTGGTACGGGCTTAGTGGCCCAGACGGCGGTTCCGAAGCCTGCTGCGCCTCCTGCAGCTCCTCTGCAGTTGCAGAAGATCGGCGAACAGGGCAAGGCGGTTGATCCGTTCCCGGCTACGAATCCCAAGTTCTTTACGGCTACGTCGCCGACGACCGAGACGGTGAATGCGTTTCTGAAGACACTCTGGGGCTACGACTCCAACCGCATCTGGCGCGTTGCAGCGATCCAGACGACGGCTGCTGCGGGCGTGAGCAAGGTCACGATCTTTGTGACTGAGAAGACGCCGAACGCCAAGATACAGACGACGTCATTCTTTGTGCTGCCTGACGGTAAGCACGCGATTGCGGACCAGTCAGGCGTTGTGAACTTCGGTGCAACGCCGTTTGCTGATCTGCGCAAGACACTGCAGGATCGCGCGGACGGACCGTCGCGCGGACCAGCAAGCAAGGAACTGCTGCTCGTAGAGTTCTCTGACTTGCAATGTCCGCACTGCAAAGAGGCACAGGGCACGATGGATCAGCTGGTCAAGGACTTCCCGAACGCACGTGTGGTGTACCAGAACTATCCGCTGGTCGACATTCATCCCTCGGCGTTTGTAGCTGCGGCTTACGGCGTTTGCGTCGCCAAGCAGAAGAACGATGCGTTCTTTCCCTTTGCGCAGGCTGTGTTCGACACGCAGGCTATGTTGACTCCTGAGGACACGAAGAAGACCCTTGATGCTGCAGTGACAACGGCCGGGCTCGACCCTGCTGCCATCGCTACCTGTGCGGCTACCCCAGCCACGAAGGACGAGGTCAACTCTTCGATCAAGCTGGCCCAGGACTCCGGGATCGACCAGACGCCAATGCTTTCGGTGAACGGACATGTGCTGCCACTCGGCGGCATACCATACGAAACCTTGAAGCAGATTGTGGCCTACCAGGCGGAACTCGATGGTGTGACCACAGGAGCCACGTTGACTGGAGTTCCGTCGCTCAAGCCACGAACCACTCCTCCACCGGCTAAGCCTTAGGTCCAGCTAAAGCATTGCATCTGCTGGACTTGCGGCTAATTTTTTCATTCTAAACAGAAAGGCCCAGCGTATCGCCGGGCCTTCTTCTAATTAGCTAAGCGTATTAGGCGCTACCTAATTCACTGGTCAGTCTCGGTCAGCGGCACTAATTCAGGTTGCGTGCTACTGCTGATGCAAAACCCCAATTGTGAGCATCCACTTTTCCACCAGTTCAGGCCATGCGGTTACGGGAAGCTTGGTGCGCCGCAAGCCGAAGGCATGGCCTCCCTGTGCGTAAAGGTGCATTTCGACTGGAACTCCAGCCTGTTTCAGACCTGCGTAATAGGCGAGGACTTGCTGGACGCCATCTACGTCGTCGTCCTCATTCTGGAGGAGAAAGGTGGGCGGCGTCTGCCGGGAAAGATGACTCTTTACATCTTGCTGCAGAGCCAAACTGTTCTCACGTGATGAAAGATGCCCAGGGTAGATCGCTATGGCGAAGTCCGGTCGGCAGCTTACATCGTCCGTTGCGTCCATGCGAGGGTAGATGCGTTTGTCGAAGTGGACGCTAGTAGCCGCTACAAGGTGACCGCCCGCAGAGAAGCCGATGACGCCGATCTTGCGCGGGTCGATGTGCCACTCAGCGGCATGACGCCGAGTCAGGCTGATCGTCCTTTGAGCGTCGTCCAGAGCTTGCGGAGCCTGGGGATATGCACCTGATTTCGGAAACTTTGACGAACCGGGGACGCGGTATTTCAAGAGCACACAAGTAATTCCTCTTGCTGTAAGCCAATCACAAACCTCAGTCCCTTCCAGATCCATCGCGAGGATCTGATATCCCCCTCCGGGGAAGACGATCACGGCTGCTCCAGTGTTACCGGTCTTTGGGGGATAGACGGTCATAGTCGGCACAGAAACGCGCTCCTCCGATGTCCAGGGTTTTCCGGCTACCAGATTAGAGTCAACGTTTACGGAGTACTCCGGACCGCCGTAAACGACAGGGTGGGGCGCGGCTCCGGGCCATATCGGGACTTGCTGGTGCCCCTGCGACGGTTGCCATGGCGGGAGGTGTTGTTGCGCGACTGCGGTCGCACTCAAAAGAGCAGACGCTATAGCACGCACGGCCAATCCGCGGAAGGAATGTGGCATGAGGTACCTCTGCGGCTCCCACCTATGGAAAGGTCCGGGCTGCTTTTCTTTATTGAGTTGTCATGAGCGACCTGAGAGGCGCCTACCATCCGAGGATAAGGGATTGCTGCGAAAGTGTGATTAATGAAGCTGGTTCGTGGCCTCTGATTCTGACTTCGTTCGGGAGAGGGGAACGAAGGCGCGGCACGGATCAGTGCGGATCGTCTGGACGCAGCGTCGCTTCGGAAATGACAGAAACTGCGGGTCCTTCGAATTCGCTTAGGTAACGCAGTGGGCGTTCGGGTCGCGGACGCGGCTTAGGAGAGGTGCGGGGGTGAAGGCTCCGGCACCGTTGCCGAGCATGACATCGAAGGTGTCGCCGTCGTCGCTGTCATAGACGATGGCTAGATCCAGGATGCCGTCGCCGTTGAAGTCGGCTGCAGCGACGTGGGGGCTGGTGCCCATCATCCGGAGGGGGGAGGACCATCCGGACTGGAACTTACCCGAGTT
Coding sequences:
- a CDS encoding ABC transporter ATP-binding protein; protein product: MEQAAQQNEAAADEIPDVKNKPGSYISFENVSKAFGDFVVLEDVSFCVNPGETLCILGRSGVGKSVSLQMLLGFLKPDAGMIRVAGENICGFSEPQLQAIRRKVTMVFQNGALFDSISVGENVAFPLRERGELGEEQIFQVVRGLLEMVGVAGMDHLLPSDLSTGMKRSVAIARALAAQPEAILYDEPTTMVDPLMAHLLGDLIERLKQQLHLTSIVVTHDMRFAKKLADRVVFLHQGKARFFGTMAEMEQSDDEVLKEFLALDELVLPK
- a CDS encoding sugar transferase, translated to MATPDYLQQVIVSGRRRTAGSGKRSSAMFGIFRRPSVTSLVWASIDLMTALLASIIAFRIRIAMPSFVEGVKTSHHLFPSSPHVLISYMGWYAICLIFFSRSYGLYGPIQNRGGLHEQRMTLQASLVAGLLLCGTLYLSRGLIMSRAVVIMTVLLSALLLCGRRAIWRRMVYSRYREGLETRNILIVGAGRVAHALRNHLESLRHMGFRFKGFVALTEREAESGDADVIGDVRNCLSLARSLFVDEIFFSVPADKKLVISLVEGARAAGIDVRVVPDLYDGLAWNAPIEYIGQFPTIPLHRRDFPLGSFLFKRILDISLSTFALLAASPIMLAIAIAIRMDGPGPIFYRAQRIGRKGRTFTCFKFRTMVTNADKLKADLEHMNERAGVLFKIADDPRVTKIGKMLRKYSLDELPQFYNVLRGDMSVVGPRPPIASEVEQYDLAHLRRLDVLPGITGLWQVEARQDPSFDSYISLDSAYVENWTLWLDLKILARTIGVVFSGTGS
- a CDS encoding NAD+ synthase; translated protein: MKIALAQINPTVGDFTGNTAKILAYARRAAEGGAALAVFPELSVCGYPPADFLEKTAFIARAEQAVRELAAWTSDSGVAILCGTVMRATGMEGKRVRNVAVLLQCGVMSFVQQKALLPFYDVFDEQRYFEPAMEQALTLVGEQTLAITICEDAWNDKGFWPQRFYPLDPVERLMAGWNADGPRVILNISASPYWQEKRQVREEMLAALARRHGAMVAMVNQVGGNDSLIFDGSSLVIGADGEVVARAASFAEDLVFFNTTAASSQAANLGQEVAATWDALVLGTRDYVRKCGFSKALIGLSGGIDSALVAAIAVEALGAENVMGVGMPSEYSSPGSKDDARVLAEALGIRLEMLPIHDVFEAYQATLEPLFAGTPFGLAEENLQSRIRGGLLMALSNKFGALVLTTGNKSEMSTGYCTLYGDMVGALAVIGDVMKTRVYALSAYANREREVIPRTTIDKAPSAELRPEQKDTDSLPPYEVLDPILEAYVERYLSAEQIAAEQSVDVRLVRSVLQLVERSEYKRQQAAPVLKVTRKSFGMGRRFPIAVKVQV
- a CDS encoding DsbA family protein — protein: MILKHVISSAVLASSFLGTGLVAQTAVPKPAAPPAAPLQLQKIGEQGKAVDPFPATNPKFFTATSPTTETVNAFLKTLWGYDSNRIWRVAAIQTTAAAGVSKVTIFVTEKTPNAKIQTTSFFVLPDGKHAIADQSGVVNFGATPFADLRKTLQDRADGPSRGPASKELLLVEFSDLQCPHCKEAQGTMDQLVKDFPNARVVYQNYPLVDIHPSAFVAAAYGVCVAKQKNDAFFPFAQAVFDTQAMLTPEDTKKTLDAAVTTAGLDPAAIATCAATPATKDEVNSSIKLAQDSGIDQTPMLSVNGHVLPLGGIPYETLKQIVAYQAELDGVTTGATLTGVPSLKPRTTPPPAKP
- a CDS encoding alpha/beta hydrolase is translated as MTVYPPKTGNTGAAVIVFPGGGYQILAMDLEGTEVCDWLTARGITCVLLKYRVPGSSKFPKSGAYPQAPQALDDAQRTISLTRRHAAEWHIDPRKIGVIGFSAGGHLVAATSVHFDKRIYPRMDATDDVSCRPDFAIAIYPGHLSSRENSLALQQDVKSHLSRQTPPTFLLQNEDDDVDGVQQVLAYYAGLKQAGVPVEMHLYAQGGHAFGLRRTKLPVTAWPELVEKWMLTIGVLHQQ